GCTTACCATTTGGCAAACAATACATCCTATAATGTAAATAGATATATCTATGAATAAAATAGAATGATTTGTAAATGCTGTATAAGTATAAAATATTATTACTATCATAAGTTCAAGACATAATATACCTGCGGCTTTTCCAAACCAATAATTATTCACGTAATTTTTTACTATAGGATATTCTATTAAGGAAAATATAAGCAAAGAAAAGAAACCTAATTTTAGATGTTCCCATACACTCTCATTCACAGGACTAAATATTCCAATTATAGGATTTTGTCCTGGCCATTCATAGGTAAAGTGAAGTAAGGAACCAACTACTATCATAAAAATAGCCCCTACAATACTAAAGTATAATATTAGATTATTCACATCTTTAATCATTTTCCAAAAACCCCCTTTGAGAAAATTGTATTATAAATGTTATAAGAAAATACCATAAAAATACAATAAATGCACAAAGTTAATGAGAATTTTTATAATTAGTTGACTATTGCATATATACTGTATATAATATGTATATACAGTATATATGCAATATACACATTGAGTAAAATACGTACATGTTAATAAACTAAGAGAATTGTTATTCATGGGTGTAACTTTGTTTAACTTCCAC
The DNA window shown above is from Haloimpatiens massiliensis and carries:
- a CDS encoding DUF6512 family protein, yielding MIKDVNNLILYFSIVGAIFMIVVGSLLHFTYEWPGQNPIIGIFSPVNESVWEHLKLGFFSLLIFSLIEYPIVKNYVNNYWFGKAAGILCLELMIVIIFYTYTAFTNHSILFIDISIYIIGCIVCQMVSYKLMTCEKSFPLPEKLSVIFILILIVLFTIFTFIPPKHEIFKS